A genomic segment from Segniliparus rotundus DSM 44985 encodes:
- the sigK gene encoding ECF RNA polymerase sigma factor SigK, producing the protein MAATILKPTTAAAAGIRLAADDRNVTVSAELDRLLARVADGDADAFASFYDQTKARVFGLVLRVLRDQGYSEETVQEVYLQVWRSASAFHPEAGSALSWVLTLAHRRAVDRVRAEHSAARRDLQYGSAMSSPAFDEVVDTALRRDEQRQVVRCLSVLSEAQRRCLELAYYDGLTYQQVAEGLATSLSTVKSRMRDGLARLRGCLRANADEAGEPA; encoded by the coding sequence ATGGCCGCCACGATCCTGAAACCCACGACGGCGGCGGCCGCAGGCATTAGGCTGGCAGCCGATGATCGGAATGTCACGGTGAGCGCCGAGCTGGACCGTCTCTTGGCGCGGGTCGCGGATGGCGACGCGGACGCTTTCGCCTCGTTCTACGACCAAACCAAGGCGAGGGTGTTCGGTTTGGTCCTGCGGGTGCTGCGGGACCAGGGGTACAGCGAGGAGACCGTCCAAGAGGTCTACCTCCAGGTGTGGCGTTCCGCGAGCGCGTTCCACCCCGAAGCGGGCTCCGCGCTTTCCTGGGTGCTCACCTTGGCGCATCGGCGGGCGGTGGACCGCGTCCGCGCCGAACACAGCGCCGCGCGACGCGACCTGCAATACGGATCGGCCATGTCGTCGCCCGCGTTCGACGAGGTCGTGGACACCGCGTTGCGCCGCGACGAGCAGCGCCAGGTCGTTCGCTGCCTCAGCGTCTTGAGCGAAGCGCAGCGACGTTGCCTCGAGCTCGCCTATTACGACGGGCTGACTTACCAACAAGTCGCGGAGGGCCTCGCGACCAGCCTTTCCACCGTGAAATCCCGGATGCGGGACGGGTTGGCGCGACTGCGGGGTTGTTTGCGCGCCAACGCGGACGAAGCAGGTGAGCCCGCATGA
- a CDS encoding ParB N-terminal domain-containing protein yields MTRAVPVADVRVEGRHRRDLGDVSALAASIREVGLIHPVAVTADLRLVAGQRRLEAARLLGWQTVPVTVVASLVEAADLLRAEADENTQRKPFTPTEAEAIASAIEAALRPVAAARRAAAIKDRDEKGRALSTSAESAEVERQPETRDIAAQAVGYGRDTISKVRKVKDLAEDEETPEPVREAARWALGEMDATGSVAGPHHRVMCAVEAEAAPKPHPGVTKWLESSQELKDKGYMVAFYKVLKKSGEMFQFDPERVGRLGDERDVEVVEHQLKSTQKFLDKMRAARSGLRLIKGDQG; encoded by the coding sequence ATGACGCGCGCGGTTCCGGTTGCGGATGTTCGTGTGGAGGGCAGGCACCGCAGGGATTTGGGCGATGTGTCGGCGCTCGCTGCGAGCATTCGCGAGGTGGGGTTGATCCATCCGGTGGCGGTGACGGCGGATTTGCGGCTGGTGGCCGGTCAGCGGCGTTTGGAGGCAGCGCGGCTGTTGGGCTGGCAGACGGTGCCGGTCACGGTGGTGGCCTCCCTGGTGGAGGCTGCGGACTTGTTGCGCGCGGAGGCGGATGAGAACACGCAGCGCAAGCCGTTCACCCCGACCGAGGCAGAGGCGATAGCCAGCGCGATAGAGGCGGCGCTGCGGCCCGTGGCTGCGGCGAGGCGTGCTGCTGCGATCAAGGACCGAGACGAGAAGGGCAGGGCTCTGTCCACTTCCGCCGAATCGGCGGAAGTGGAGCGCCAACCCGAGACCAGGGACATAGCCGCGCAAGCGGTGGGCTACGGGCGCGACACGATATCGAAGGTCCGCAAGGTCAAAGATCTGGCTGAGGACGAGGAAACCCCCGAGCCTGTTCGCGAGGCGGCGCGCTGGGCGTTGGGGGAGATGGACGCGACCGGCTCTGTGGCGGGTCCGCACCACAGGGTCATGTGCGCGGTGGAGGCCGAGGCGGCGCCCAAGCCGCATCCGGGGGTCACGAAGTGGCTTGAGTCGAGCCAGGAGCTGAAGGACAAGGGCTACATGGTCGCGTTCTACAAGGTGCTCAAGAAGTCGGGCGAGATGTTCCAGTTCGACCCCGAGCGCGTCGGGCGACTCGGGGACGAGCGCGACGTGGAGGTGGTCGAGCACCAGTTGAAGTCCACGCAGAAGTTCTTGGACAAGATGCGCGCCGCCCGGTCGGGGCTGCGCCTTATCAAAGGAGACCAGGGATGA
- a CDS encoding DUF1365 domain-containing protein, which translates to MLTPKLYRTEIAHTRLSPIRHEFRYRGYSWHVDVDNLPRLPLWLRPFAGFQAKDHFTGQPQASLRERVDACLAANGLEPPGGPVTALVQARVLGYVFNPLSLYWCHDTEGRLRHIIAEVHNTYGGRHAYPFQPDDKGGATLAKEFYVSPFNPVDGHYCIRAPEPETDLDVSVVLRRAGAAVFVATMRGKALPATAGRLARLQLAAPLAPLVGSLRIRKQGIMLWLRGLKVVPR; encoded by the coding sequence ATGCTGACCCCGAAGCTCTACCGGACGGAGATCGCGCACACCCGGTTGTCGCCGATCCGCCATGAATTCCGCTACCGCGGCTACAGCTGGCACGTCGACGTGGACAACCTGCCGAGGCTGCCGCTGTGGTTGCGCCCGTTCGCCGGCTTCCAAGCCAAAGACCATTTCACCGGCCAGCCGCAGGCTTCCCTGCGCGAGCGGGTGGACGCTTGTTTGGCGGCCAACGGGCTCGAACCGCCCGGCGGCCCCGTGACCGCCCTTGTGCAGGCGAGAGTGCTCGGCTATGTGTTCAATCCGCTCAGCCTGTATTGGTGCCACGACACAGAGGGCCGGTTGCGCCACATCATCGCGGAAGTCCACAACACCTACGGCGGTCGCCACGCCTACCCGTTCCAGCCCGACGACAAAGGCGGGGCGACGCTGGCGAAGGAGTTCTACGTGTCGCCGTTCAACCCCGTGGACGGGCACTACTGCATACGAGCCCCCGAGCCAGAAACCGACTTGGACGTCTCCGTGGTCCTGCGCCGCGCCGGAGCCGCCGTGTTCGTGGCGACCATGCGCGGGAAGGCGCTGCCCGCGACGGCAGGGCGACTGGCCCGGTTGCAGTTGGCCGCGCCGCTGGCCCCCCTGGTCGGATCGCTGCGAATCCGCAAGCAGGGGATCATGCTGTGGTTGCGAGGACTGAAGGTGGTGCCCCGATGA
- a CDS encoding helix-turn-helix domain-containing protein, whose protein sequence is MLAIYDSGTSPEISLKYRLLIARMEAGLEQSQLAERTGISVRTIRNAERGHTSPKQHVIYQWALATGVPATWLLTGQDPNKNGGPDGPSAGTYGSSD, encoded by the coding sequence ATGTTAGCCATTTACGACTCAGGAACATCCCCCGAGATCTCCTTGAAGTACCGGCTTCTCATCGCACGCATGGAAGCTGGACTGGAACAAAGCCAGCTCGCGGAAAGAACAGGCATCAGCGTTAGGACTATCCGCAACGCGGAACGTGGGCACACTTCCCCAAAGCAGCACGTCATCTATCAATGGGCGCTTGCTACCGGGGTTCCCGCCACCTGGCTTCTGACTGGGCAAGACCCGAACAAAAACGGTGGCCCGGACGGCCCCAGCGCGGGAACTTACGGATCTTCGGATTAA
- a CDS encoding class I SAM-dependent methyltransferase: MSPNPVLTQPPGLLVDAQRWPDVASVPKGPVAAIGSKVALRLLCQAAERFSVRLARPDGTALGTGRVAAGAPVIVVRQPDRLGRRLARHGLIGFGESYMAGEWDSPDLVAALTALAAGMAHLVPRRLQRLRPLVLARQPKAQRNSLSQAQRNIAQHYDLSNELFAAFLDETMVYSSALFEQLPATQDELPEAQRRKVDRLLDLAGVRAGSRVLEIGTGWGELCLRAAQRGATVRSVTLSCEQRELALDRVRRAGFADQVAVDLCDYRSVDGQYDCVVSVEMVEAVGREYWPTYFRALDRLVVPGGRVAIQAITMPHDRMLASRRTHTWVQKYIFPGGLLPSTEAISDVTARHTALRTVERTSLRPHYAQTLQLWRERFLASGDRVAALGFDHVFQRMWELYLAYSEAGFRSGYLDVQQWVFIREGARR; encoded by the coding sequence ATGAGCCCGAACCCCGTTCTGACGCAGCCCCCGGGGCTTCTCGTCGACGCGCAGCGCTGGCCCGACGTGGCAAGCGTGCCCAAAGGCCCTGTGGCCGCCATCGGCTCCAAGGTTGCTTTGAGGCTGTTGTGCCAGGCCGCCGAGCGGTTCTCGGTACGGTTGGCGCGCCCGGACGGCACGGCGCTGGGGACCGGGCGGGTCGCGGCGGGGGCCCCGGTGATCGTCGTCCGCCAGCCCGACCGCCTGGGCCGTCGTCTCGCCCGGCACGGCCTCATCGGATTCGGCGAGTCGTACATGGCGGGGGAGTGGGACTCCCCCGACCTTGTGGCCGCGCTCACCGCGCTCGCGGCCGGCATGGCGCACCTGGTGCCGCGCCGACTGCAACGGCTGCGCCCGTTGGTTTTGGCCCGCCAGCCAAAGGCGCAGCGCAACAGCCTGTCCCAGGCCCAGCGCAATATCGCCCAGCACTACGATCTGTCCAACGAGCTGTTCGCCGCGTTCCTCGACGAGACCATGGTGTACTCCAGCGCGCTCTTCGAACAGCTCCCCGCGACCCAGGACGAGCTGCCCGAAGCCCAACGGCGCAAAGTGGACCGCCTGTTGGACTTGGCGGGCGTCCGCGCGGGGTCGCGGGTGCTGGAAATCGGCACCGGATGGGGCGAGCTGTGCCTGCGCGCCGCGCAGCGCGGCGCGACCGTCCGTTCGGTGACGCTCTCCTGCGAGCAGCGCGAGCTCGCCCTCGACCGGGTCCGGCGGGCCGGGTTCGCCGACCAGGTCGCCGTGGACCTGTGCGATTACCGCAGCGTCGACGGCCAATACGACTGCGTCGTGTCCGTCGAAATGGTGGAAGCGGTGGGGCGCGAGTACTGGCCGACGTATTTCCGCGCGCTGGACCGGCTCGTCGTCCCTGGGGGGCGGGTCGCCATCCAGGCCATCACCATGCCGCACGACCGGATGCTCGCATCGCGCCGCACGCACACCTGGGTGCAGAAATATATTTTCCCCGGCGGCCTGCTGCCGTCCACCGAGGCGATCTCCGACGTCACCGCCCGGCACACCGCGCTGCGCACCGTCGAGCGGACTTCCTTGAGACCGCACTACGCCCAAACCCTCCAGCTGTGGCGCGAACGTTTCCTCGCCAGCGGCGACCGCGTCGCCGCGCTCGGTTTCGACCACGTCTTCCAACGGATGTGGGAACTGTATCTCGCCTACTCCGAAGCGGGCTTCCGATCCGGTTACCTCGACGTCCAACAATGGGTTTTCATCCGAGAAGGAGCACGCCGATGA
- a CDS encoding LppA family lipoprotein has protein sequence MTYPVEKRSWLRRRAAWLWAAGVVVLVGVVLVCGVGVFRFVEVLKGMDDAPRHMAQEKVPAFEERYRDKGSVQQAAEDLEAVIARAADKIAALVPGLTWKWQYDPGNIGCPADAASDTRVTRFATRLAGFDGAIPEDVWPRAVAIVRSEAEFLGMTAQFKYQDAAKQHDLVFSSQDGGEIRIATAVEAFIRGKTPCRLMEDWYTDRNIPIPGTGKEPR, from the coding sequence ATGACGTACCCGGTGGAGAAGAGGAGTTGGTTGCGACGGCGTGCGGCGTGGTTGTGGGCTGCTGGTGTGGTGGTGCTTGTCGGGGTGGTGTTGGTGTGCGGGGTGGGGGTGTTTCGGTTTGTGGAGGTGTTGAAGGGCATGGATGACGCGCCGCGGCACATGGCACAAGAAAAGGTTCCGGCGTTCGAGGAGCGGTATCGGGACAAGGGCAGTGTGCAGCAGGCTGCGGAAGACTTGGAGGCGGTGATCGCTCGGGCCGCCGACAAGATCGCCGCGCTCGTCCCCGGCCTGACCTGGAAATGGCAGTACGATCCTGGAAACATCGGCTGTCCGGCCGATGCTGCCAGCGACACGAGGGTCACACGATTCGCGACTCGCCTAGCGGGTTTCGACGGCGCCATTCCGGAGGACGTGTGGCCCCGTGCGGTGGCCATCGTGCGCAGCGAGGCGGAATTCCTCGGGATGACGGCCCAGTTCAAGTACCAGGACGCGGCCAAGCAGCACGACCTGGTGTTCTCCTCTCAAGACGGCGGGGAGATAAGAATCGCCACAGCCGTAGAAGCGTTCATCAGGGGCAAGACCCCGTGCCGGTTGATGGAGGACTGGTACACCGACCGCAATATTCCTATTCCGGGCACGGGCAAGGAGCCGCGATGA
- a CDS encoding helix-turn-helix domain-containing protein, whose translation MPHSEDLLSITDVVEQTGISRRTILYHIHKGRLTAEPRPSGGRGAWLIAPLELRKYLESQDQCAVKQSA comes from the coding sequence ATGCCGCACAGCGAAGACCTCCTTTCGATCACGGATGTGGTCGAGCAGACGGGCATCTCGCGGCGAACCATCCTCTACCACATCCACAAAGGGCGACTGACGGCAGAACCGCGCCCCTCTGGTGGACGCGGGGCATGGCTCATCGCACCACTTGAACTGCGTAAATACCTGGAATCACAGGATCAATGCGCCGTGAAGCAGAGCGCGTGA
- a CDS encoding DUF7213 family protein, translating into MPSLDALRDEIDRAVTAYVAQSRAEDGDSPGLPGPWVVAVGSQSIDDDGETIHTIEPVGQPGWVTKGLLLSTQELLRAEYQERE; encoded by the coding sequence ATGCCCAGTCTTGACGCTCTGCGCGACGAGATCGACCGGGCCGTGACCGCGTATGTGGCGCAGTCCCGCGCGGAGGACGGCGACAGCCCCGGTTTGCCCGGTCCTTGGGTGGTGGCGGTGGGCTCCCAGTCGATAGACGACGACGGCGAGACCATCCACACTATCGAGCCTGTGGGACAGCCCGGATGGGTCACGAAAGGGCTTCTGCTGTCCACGCAGGAACTCTTGCGGGCCGAGTACCAGGAGCGCGAATGA
- a CDS encoding DUF2334 domain-containing protein, translating into MDTEPKDTAAEIVVSLSGIRDTTLGQARAFAELLDARGVPLSLLVAPKLPGKYKLAKDPGTADWLRERRAHGDAIVLHGYDQAATKRRKAEFAALPEYEARLRLTAADRMMDHLGLRTRLFAPPEWAASPGAQAVLPALGFHQLVRADSVLEVRAGAARPARLFAPRPKYESWQRRVVSFWAWRSGRRGELAQLAISGKHLETESVRGLFFEALGLALERGVRPVRYTDLLGVSTTGGGPRFAALVTDVA; encoded by the coding sequence ATGGACACGGAGCCAAAGGACACTGCCGCGGAGATTGTGGTGTCGCTGTCGGGCATCCGGGACACGACGCTCGGCCAGGCGCGTGCTTTCGCCGAACTGCTCGATGCGCGGGGCGTTCCGTTGTCGCTGCTGGTGGCGCCGAAACTACCTGGGAAGTACAAGCTGGCCAAAGATCCGGGCACGGCGGATTGGCTGCGGGAGCGCCGGGCGCACGGCGACGCGATCGTGTTGCACGGCTACGACCAGGCGGCGACGAAACGGCGGAAAGCGGAGTTCGCGGCGTTGCCCGAGTATGAGGCGCGGCTGCGGCTGACGGCCGCGGACCGGATGATGGATCATCTTGGTCTGCGCACGAGGCTGTTCGCCCCGCCTGAGTGGGCGGCTTCCCCTGGCGCGCAGGCTGTGCTGCCCGCATTGGGCTTTCATCAGCTTGTCCGCGCCGATTCGGTGCTCGAAGTCCGAGCGGGGGCGGCACGGCCTGCGCGGCTTTTCGCGCCCCGGCCCAAATATGAGTCGTGGCAGCGGCGCGTGGTGAGTTTCTGGGCGTGGCGCAGCGGGCGCCGGGGCGAGCTGGCGCAGCTTGCGATTTCGGGGAAACACTTGGAAACGGAAAGCGTGCGCGGGCTGTTCTTCGAAGCTCTCGGGCTGGCGTTGGAACGCGGCGTGCGGCCGGTGCGCTACACGGACCTTCTGGGAGTCTCGACCACGGGGGGCGGTCCGCGGTTCGCCGCGCTGGTGACGGACGTCGCATAA
- a CDS encoding HNH endonuclease: protein MGVPRSTTKRDADRKTIARGKPPCGICGGEIDYALPHTDPASFVADHIVPLNKGGADVLANKQPAHRDCNRAKSDTAVTDLRRRYVTERAWA from the coding sequence ATGGGCGTCCCGCGCAGCACGACCAAGCGGGATGCCGACCGCAAGACCATCGCCAGGGGCAAACCGCCGTGCGGTATCTGCGGCGGGGAGATCGACTATGCCCTGCCGCACACCGACCCCGCCTCGTTCGTCGCCGACCACATCGTGCCCTTGAACAAGGGCGGCGCTGATGTGCTCGCGAACAAGCAGCCCGCGCACCGGGACTGCAACAGGGCCAAGAGCGACACCGCTGTCACCGACCTCAGACGGCGGTACGTCACAGAGAGAGCGTGGGCATGA
- a CDS encoding DUF1295 domain-containing protein — protein MTVLHNFAAVAAATAAVLAAVQAAAFAVGRKIGRYNVVDVAWGLGFALAAAVAAAVGQGDLPRRVLFAALIALWGLRLSWHMHRKSAGRGEDPRYEALLERKGGASTWNIIVQVFVIQGLAQWFVSLPVQLSAVLGPTPRAFFPALVAGVGLYTAGVLFEAVGDWQLRAFKSNPDNRGRIMDVGLWRWTRHPNYFGDSCVWWGLWLCSLACPASLATVLSPALMTYFLVHATGARLLERHMADRPGYREYQQRTSFFVPWPPRS, from the coding sequence ATGACCGTCTTGCACAACTTCGCCGCGGTCGCCGCGGCCACCGCTGCCGTCCTCGCCGCAGTGCAAGCAGCAGCCTTCGCGGTCGGCCGCAAAATCGGGCGCTACAACGTCGTCGACGTCGCGTGGGGGCTCGGCTTCGCCCTGGCGGCCGCCGTCGCGGCGGCCGTCGGGCAGGGCGACTTGCCCCGGCGAGTCCTGTTCGCCGCTTTGATCGCCCTGTGGGGGCTGCGTTTGAGCTGGCACATGCACCGCAAATCCGCCGGTCGAGGCGAGGACCCCCGCTACGAGGCGCTTTTAGAGCGCAAGGGCGGGGCTTCGACATGGAACATCATCGTCCAGGTTTTCGTGATCCAGGGTCTCGCGCAATGGTTCGTCTCGCTCCCGGTCCAGCTCTCCGCAGTCCTCGGGCCCACCCCTCGGGCATTCTTCCCCGCCCTGGTCGCCGGTGTCGGCCTGTACACGGCAGGCGTGCTGTTCGAGGCAGTCGGCGACTGGCAGTTGCGGGCGTTCAAAAGCAACCCGGACAACCGGGGCCGGATCATGGACGTCGGACTGTGGCGATGGACCCGCCACCCCAACTATTTCGGCGACTCTTGCGTCTGGTGGGGGCTGTGGCTCTGCTCCCTGGCATGCCCCGCAAGCCTCGCCACCGTGCTTTCCCCGGCGCTCATGACCTATTTCCTCGTCCACGCCACCGGCGCGCGGCTTTTGGAGCGGCACATGGCTGATCGACCCGGGTACCGCGAATACCAACAACGGACCTCGTTCTTCGTGCCATGGCCGCCACGATCCTGA
- a CDS encoding alpha/beta hydrolase produces the protein MRSVDVAALGDLATSLASRASSLEEARAQFAKITQFPGWSGTAKDAAAGSFQRADASLLDDVARVSAVHQAVLELSADFAQLQARVRELEREAASIGAVLGDDGKVTFPEGAPWPDATQQHRALVIGGEAYELMTDADRLDEKAGEVLRKAVGGEINAAGTGNETQAALAGAAQGTLGMPEPPKAPGGHADPSYNAGWWKDLTPEQRRRVLDLHPEWVGNLDGVPASVHDEANRKMLPGDIARLQAEVDRLQKQLDSEFGHGAFSNTDSDLWYAQRRLEGLQATEKALRDNPGTKLLVLDPDYGTRGRVAIGTGDPDTANHISISTPGVNSSPGQSIGEMTKEAVALKTETENVLKANGHGNETVSTISWIGYEPPQAQLDPQHLDKTGDVGPGGLRDEPGGLSDVASDAKAKAGAASLSQFYEGISAAWHPADGDSATSPHITALGHSYGSLTTSLALQQTQTGVVDNAVFYGSPGLELPSLDRLPVATGHAYSMQAPSDPINYVPNLTEHYGPNPVEIPGITRLSTEAGDTTGDAAPGTTVHHDGAHGHSEYPRKGDNGQLRMPGYNMSVIVAGMTGQDGRPDLTKRGE, from the coding sequence GTGCGGAGTGTGGATGTGGCCGCGCTCGGGGACTTGGCGACGAGTCTCGCGTCCCGAGCGTCGTCGTTGGAGGAGGCGCGGGCGCAGTTCGCGAAGATCACGCAGTTCCCCGGCTGGTCGGGGACGGCGAAGGACGCGGCGGCGGGGAGCTTCCAGCGCGCGGACGCGAGCTTGTTGGACGATGTGGCGCGGGTGTCGGCGGTGCATCAGGCGGTGTTGGAGCTGTCGGCGGACTTCGCCCAGTTGCAGGCCCGTGTGCGGGAGTTGGAGCGGGAGGCGGCGAGCATCGGGGCGGTGTTGGGCGACGACGGCAAAGTCACGTTCCCGGAGGGGGCTCCGTGGCCGGATGCGACCCAGCAGCACCGCGCCCTCGTCATCGGCGGCGAGGCGTACGAGTTGATGACAGACGCGGACCGGCTCGATGAGAAGGCGGGCGAGGTTCTGCGCAAAGCTGTGGGCGGGGAGATCAACGCCGCTGGCACGGGGAACGAGACACAGGCGGCGCTGGCCGGGGCGGCGCAAGGCACGTTGGGCATGCCGGAGCCTCCGAAGGCCCCTGGGGGGCATGCGGACCCTTCGTACAACGCGGGATGGTGGAAAGACTTGACCCCGGAGCAGCGGCGTCGGGTGCTGGACTTGCACCCGGAGTGGGTCGGCAACCTGGACGGGGTGCCCGCGTCCGTGCACGACGAGGCGAACCGCAAAATGCTGCCGGGGGACATCGCCCGGTTGCAGGCGGAGGTGGACCGTTTGCAGAAGCAACTGGACAGCGAGTTCGGGCACGGCGCCTTCAGCAACACAGACTCGGACCTGTGGTACGCGCAGCGCCGGTTGGAGGGTTTGCAAGCGACCGAGAAGGCGCTGCGGGACAATCCCGGCACGAAGCTCCTGGTCCTCGACCCCGACTACGGGACCAGGGGCCGTGTCGCCATCGGCACGGGCGACCCGGACACCGCCAACCACATCTCCATCTCGACCCCCGGGGTGAACTCCTCCCCCGGGCAGAGCATTGGGGAGATGACCAAAGAAGCAGTAGCTCTAAAGACTGAGACCGAGAACGTGCTTAAGGCCAATGGGCATGGGAACGAGACGGTCTCGACCATCTCGTGGATCGGGTACGAGCCGCCGCAGGCGCAGCTCGACCCGCAGCACCTCGACAAGACGGGCGACGTCGGACCTGGCGGGTTGCGGGACGAGCCGGGGGGCTTGTCCGACGTGGCCAGCGATGCGAAGGCGAAGGCCGGCGCGGCGAGCCTTTCGCAGTTCTACGAGGGCATCAGCGCCGCCTGGCATCCTGCGGACGGAGACTCCGCCACGAGCCCGCACATCACCGCCCTCGGGCACTCCTACGGCTCGCTCACCACCAGCCTCGCGTTGCAGCAGACACAGACGGGAGTCGTGGACAACGCCGTGTTCTACGGCTCCCCCGGTCTGGAGCTTCCTTCCCTTGACCGATTGCCGGTCGCTACGGGGCACGCCTACTCCATGCAAGCGCCGAGCGACCCGATCAACTACGTCCCCAACCTCACCGAGCACTACGGCCCCAACCCCGTCGAAATCCCCGGCATCACGAGGCTGTCCACCGAAGCCGGGGACACCACCGGCGACGCTGCACCCGGCACGACGGTGCACCACGACGGCGCGCACGGTCACTCGGAATACCCGCGCAAAGGCGACAACGGGCAGTTGCGGATGCCTGGATACAATATGTCTGTGATCGTCGCGGGGATGACCGGGCAGGACGGTCGCCCCGACCTCACCAAGAGGGGAGAATAA
- a CDS encoding anti-sigma factor produces MSRPGEPPAGLLGLAAPYALHAVSDTERAAIERALREADPAEAQAFRNEVRRIHETMADVAALTAVEPPERLKARIVAATAQTRPKWFQRTSLRVAAVAATLLVGLAAGAGWMLLGRSPAPPSAAARILAAPDVRAVSGAIPGGGTATVVFSPELHKAVLVMNDVAPPRPGTVYELWLVGPNGPEPAGTMDAHAISPSTTAVIDNLGDSTVVGLSVEPPGGSRKPTGAMFAELRLA; encoded by the coding sequence ATGAGCAGACCAGGCGAACCCCCCGCAGGCCTGCTCGGCCTCGCCGCGCCGTACGCGCTGCACGCCGTCAGCGACACAGAACGCGCCGCCATCGAGCGGGCGCTGCGCGAAGCCGACCCGGCCGAGGCCCAGGCGTTCCGAAACGAAGTGCGCCGCATCCACGAGACCATGGCCGACGTCGCCGCGCTCACGGCAGTCGAACCGCCGGAGCGCCTGAAAGCGCGCATCGTCGCCGCCACTGCCCAAACCCGGCCGAAATGGTTCCAGCGAACCTCCTTGCGCGTGGCGGCGGTCGCCGCCACGCTCCTCGTCGGGCTGGCTGCCGGCGCGGGATGGATGCTCTTGGGCCGCAGCCCAGCGCCCCCGTCTGCTGCCGCCCGCATCCTCGCAGCCCCCGACGTCCGGGCAGTGAGCGGCGCGATTCCCGGCGGCGGCACGGCCACCGTGGTGTTCTCCCCCGAATTGCACAAAGCGGTTCTGGTGATGAACGACGTCGCGCCCCCACGGCCAGGGACCGTCTACGAACTCTGGCTCGTCGGCCCGAACGGGCCAGAACCAGCTGGCACCATGGACGCGCACGCCATATCGCCGTCCACCACCGCCGTGATCGACAACCTGGGCGACTCCACCGTGGTCGGCCTCTCCGTGGAACCGCCCGGCGGCTCCCGCAAGCCCACCGGAGCGATGTTCGCCGAACTGCGGCTCGCCTGA
- a CDS encoding DUF4189 domain-containing protein, translated as MMRFTAALVALAASFSFASPAFAYHARWGAIAYDRQGNATAATGASSGNYAMLAAKDKCGPRCGTYPFRGCAAIAFTRDSVNGRRGYELAASSSASRAREMARQGCEATSRADCYIRLSVCN; from the coding sequence ATGATGCGCTTTACCGCCGCCCTCGTGGCCCTCGCCGCTTCATTCAGCTTCGCCAGTCCGGCCTTCGCGTACCATGCGCGTTGGGGCGCCATCGCCTACGACAGGCAGGGGAACGCAACTGCGGCCACCGGCGCTTCCAGCGGAAACTACGCCATGCTCGCAGCCAAGGACAAGTGCGGGCCACGGTGCGGGACATACCCGTTCAGGGGTTGCGCCGCAATCGCGTTCACCAGGGACAGCGTCAACGGGAGGCGCGGCTACGAGCTTGCGGCTAGCAGCTCCGCGTCCCGAGCGCGCGAAATGGCCCGACAAGGCTGCGAGGCCACAAGCCGCGCCGACTGCTACATCCGCCTCTCGGTCTGCAACTGA